The Vibrio crassostreae genomic interval AGATGAAGGTGAGGTTTTAGGAAATTCTGAAAGCGATCTTGAGGTATCTGATAATGAACTTGAAACGTCAGAAATTGACGAAATAACAGAACAAGAAAATGAACTGTATAAAAATACAGTACCAGATATTGACGCTACAATGTCAGACGAAGCTGACCTGAAAAAGATGGGACAAAATATACCACACAAAGAATAGGTACATTTTGACTAAACACTCAATGAGCCGCTTGCGACAAAATGTCCCAAGCGGTTTTTTTATACGCACAATAAACGCTATAAATCATTAAACTACTGATATATAGGGATTATTAAACTGGCATGGCATTTGCTAAATAACGTTCATTATCAACTTTTTTGTAGATAGACGAGTTCATGGTCTGACGAACGGCACACTGGCTAAAGGGTTAGTTGTTAACGGATTACTCAGCAAGTTCTCTATCGCTTACTACAATGAAAGTTGAACAGATTATCCATGTCCAAAGATGGAACTGAGCAATGCTTAAACAATTATTAGAACAAGCAACTTCAAATAACGCTAAAGCAAGACTGTATGCATTTGAAAATACAGTTGAGTTAACAAATCTGATTCCACCTACTGTTAGCTACGAAAGCGGCGGTAATACTCTTGTTATTGGTCCAACTGCGATCATTGAAAGTGCTGCGGCGCAATTACCTCAATTGACGAGCCTAACCTTATTGTCGACAGACGGCGAAAAGGGCACAAACCCAGAACTGTATTTCGCGAATTCGGTTCAAGTCTCCGGTTTCCTTGGCACGTTTGAAGTTGTGATCGAAAGTAAAGGCACATCAAGCAACCTAGCGAAAGTCGCGATTAATCACGATTGTTTCGATGTTGTTCTAGACCTATGTCTGAATAGCTGCATGACAGAGGAAGTACCTGTACCAGGTTATTACCCAGTAGGTCGTGGCTATCCAAAACTGGCTGAAGCACTGGAAGAGATTCCAACGCTAATGGGCACGTTTGATAAACCTAAGTTCTTCCGTCTAGACACTGACCTTTGTGCGCACAGTTCTCGTGGCGTAAAAGGTTGTGAGCGTTGTGTTGATGCTTGTCCTGCTGGCGCACTATCAAGTGAAGGCTCTGATAAGACCGGCCATAAGATTGAGATCAACCCTTACCTATGTCAAGGCGTTGGTACTTGTGCAACGAGCTGTCCGACAGAAGCAATCTCTTACGCATTGCCTAATCCTGACGATACTCAAAAATTCATTGAACGTACGCTAGCGAATTACGAGCAAGCGGGCGGTCTTGATCCTATCGTGCTTATCTGTAGCTCACGTCATGAAACTTACAACGTGATGGCTCTTAAAGCGCTACCAGATAACGTGATTCCAATTGTCGTAGAAGAACTGCCATCTATTGGTATTGATACTTGGTTTGCAGCTTTAGTAAATGGCGCAACTCAGGTTCTGTTTGCAGCATCTCGCTTTATGCCAGAAACGATCATTCGAGTTCTGAATAACGAAGTAGGGATCGCACAAGAACTGCTAGACCAAATCGGTATTCCAAAAGAAACCATCGATATCCTGTATCTAGAATCGCTACGTGAAGGTCCTCCAACACTTTGTGTGGATTCGTTCGATCTTGCACTTGGCGATCTTCAAGGTAACAAGCGTCAACGTCTATTTACAGCACTTGATGCGATGTCTTCAGCTCGAATTCCAGTTGAGAACATTGTTGAGCTTCCATCGAATGCGCCATATGGCACGGTTTCGTGTGAAAGCAAAGATTGTACTTTGTGTATGAGTTGTGTGGCTGTGTGTCCGACACGTGCACTTCATACCGACGGGGCTTCTCCATCACTTAAATTTGTAGAACAAGACTGTATTCAATGTGGCTTGTGTGAAAAGGCATGTCCTGAAAATGTTCTGACTCTGACGCCTCGTATGAACTGGGTAAAAGAAGAACGTCAGAAGGCGGTTGTGATTCATGAAGAGAAAGCTGCGGAATGTGTACGTTGCCATAAACCATTCGCACCTCAGTCTATGATCGACATGTTACAGAGCAAGTTACGCGGTCACTCTCACTTTTCAGATGAAGCAGCGATCAATCGTATTGCGATGTGTGAGGACTGTCGTGTGGTGGATATGTTCGATTCAATGGCGCAAGACCCATTGAAACAATTGAAATACTAGGAGTTAGCCTTGGAAACTAATTTGGATCAGGCACAAGAACAGACACTAAGAACTGAGATCTATTTGGTTCTATCTGCACTGTTTCGTAGCGCACCTTCTGAAGAGGTGATCGACTTTCTAAAAACGCTAGATATTGAAGCGTCTGAAAGTGCAATGCAAAAAGCTTGGATTGCTATTCAACAAGCGGCAACAGAATCAAATCGCGAAGCGTTAGAAGACGAATATCAAGATCTGTTCATTGGCATTGGCCGTGGAGAGATTGTTCCATTTGGTTCTTGGCATCGCACTGGCGCCATGATGGAAAAACCATTAGCAGAGATTCGTCATGATTTAGAGCTTTTAGGCATTGAACGTGATGATCAAGTAAAAGAGCCAGAAGATCATATTGCGGCATTGTGTGAAGTAATGGCAATGCTAACCGGTGAAGAAGAAGCCCTGCAACAAGCGATTTTCAATAAGCACCTTGGTCCTTGGTTCAACTCTTTTACGCGTCAGCTTGAAAGTGCAGAAAGTGCCAACTTCTACAAATCGGCCGCTCAGCTGTGTGAAGCATTTTTAACGTTAGAACAAGTGCGTTTTAGCGTTAATACAAAAAGCAGTAAGCATAAATTAAAGATTGATGTGAAAAACGTCACTGATTACGAGTAATCGAGCAGTACGCGATTATATCGATAGAGGGGCATTAAGCCTCCAAAAGATCTACCGTAAGGTAAGGAAGCAATGATGAAAGATAATAAAGAAATAAACACAAGCCGTAGGGACTTACTCAAAGGCTTAACGACTGCAGCCGTAGCTGGTGCCGTTGTCGCTGGTACAACTAAAGTGGCAACTGCTTCAGAAACGGTTGAAATGCCGAAAGAAGACATGAAGAAGACGGGCTATCGTGAAACGCAACACATTCGCGATTACTACGACACGCTTTAGGAGATAACGGATGAAACTTGTCAAACGCTCCGATAGTGTGAGCAAAGAAACCAACCAACTGGGTGTGTCTCGACGTGCCTTCATGAAAAACACCTCATTAGCGGCTGGTGGCGCAGTAGTAGGCGCAAGTCTATTCGCACCGGGCATGATGAAGAAAGCACAGGCTAAATCAGTCGATCCAGAAGCAAAAACAGAAGTGAAACGTACTATCTGTTCTCACTGTTCTGTAGGTTGCGGTATCTACGCTGAAGTACAAAACGGTGTTTGGACAGGTCAAGAGCCTGCATTTGATCACCCATTCAACGCTGGTGGACACTGTGCGAAAGGTGCAGCTCTACGTGAGCACGGCCACGGTGAACGTCGTCTTAAGTACCCAATGAAATTGGAAGGCGGTAAGTGGAAGAA includes:
- a CDS encoding 4Fe-4S dicluster domain-containing protein, with translation MLKQLLEQATSNNAKARLYAFENTVELTNLIPPTVSYESGGNTLVIGPTAIIESAAAQLPQLTSLTLLSTDGEKGTNPELYFANSVQVSGFLGTFEVVIESKGTSSNLAKVAINHDCFDVVLDLCLNSCMTEEVPVPGYYPVGRGYPKLAEALEEIPTLMGTFDKPKFFRLDTDLCAHSSRGVKGCERCVDACPAGALSSEGSDKTGHKIEINPYLCQGVGTCATSCPTEAISYALPNPDDTQKFIERTLANYEQAGGLDPIVLICSSRHETYNVMALKALPDNVIPIVVEELPSIGIDTWFAALVNGATQVLFAASRFMPETIIRVLNNEVGIAQELLDQIGIPKETIDILYLESLREGPPTLCVDSFDLALGDLQGNKRQRLFTALDAMSSARIPVENIVELPSNAPYGTVSCESKDCTLCMSCVAVCPTRALHTDGASPSLKFVEQDCIQCGLCEKACPENVLTLTPRMNWVKEERQKAVVIHEEKAAECVRCHKPFAPQSMIDMLQSKLRGHSHFSDEAAINRIAMCEDCRVVDMFDSMAQDPLKQLKY
- a CDS encoding TorD/DmsD family molecular chaperone, translated to METNLDQAQEQTLRTEIYLVLSALFRSAPSEEVIDFLKTLDIEASESAMQKAWIAIQQAATESNREALEDEYQDLFIGIGRGEIVPFGSWHRTGAMMEKPLAEIRHDLELLGIERDDQVKEPEDHIAALCEVMAMLTGEEEALQQAIFNKHLGPWFNSFTRQLESAESANFYKSAAQLCEAFLTLEQVRFSVNTKSSKHKLKIDVKNVTDYE
- a CDS encoding twin-arginine translocation signal domain-containing protein codes for the protein MKDNKEINTSRRDLLKGLTTAAVAGAVVAGTTKVATASETVEMPKEDMKKTGYRETQHIRDYYDTL